The following coding sequences lie in one Fundulus heteroclitus isolate FHET01 chromosome 20, MU-UCD_Fhet_4.1, whole genome shotgun sequence genomic window:
- the si:dkey-156n14.3 gene encoding zinc finger protein ZXDC: protein MEIQGLSDAQNIHSQHGAFQRTASSALRSSVASLPQLISIGNEADTPLELAEPQSDSNNNARPKTAQNRLLGGNGSEVVCSPVTRQASATSSVVSEDKMLLGLHNLMNAEKENVFSTLLDSHEFNRTQWRYEETGEAMQMALPLFEGEAEATPQRQLTSSSPLLRQQREDGAVKHPPGYSLSTAADASVGARNPGKKADSHTHELYVVFNAAQEDGAVTASRNRADGHCDSGSSGSSSGTEEGEEAESCGSMEPGSSVAFCESTDSLSCPDPQTLRRAGHVFSFFTDNPALFSAKQAGDHHTVEDVVLTNKYGEKICGQICTENSDDRLHRESRPDHGAALVSEAAEIVEAMEKSAYSAVSAGLQDGSHPITSSTAPPAGETFSGTITINNQSIIVTIENGVLTLAAPPEGYVHKEDDMVSLKEHLGMKDHEDIVLLNYDSGTKSIGKISTLAVASSSQQAEPRPGLSVSDSELALVDDCSLSELGTSLDSCSAVKQEAGVLCAVTEADLIAPSPKGSVGGCNNEDLSSLLLIRSKKDTVATFACPEPGCSSTFDSRQKLKVHLLNHTEEPRPYHCEVEGCGWAFATSYKLKRHLQSHDKQRPHTCEFEGCGRRFTTVYNLKAHVKVHEQDNAFICEVCNEKFRSATRLTNHQRVHFAPQRPHKCEFPGCEKTFITFSALFSHNRTHFRETGQFTCTYPGCDKTYDKACRLKIHMRSHTGERPFVCDSEGCGWSFTSMSKLLRHKRKHDDDRRFVCSEEGCGKSFTRAEHLKGHSITHLGTKPFQCHAEGCYAKFSARSSLYIHSKKHKQDASTLRTRCPVANCSKHFSSRSSLKSHMLKHHHLSPDVLSQMETTPTLTPSSELISSTPASVAGPGVAGADQLSNLDLSSLFSSVPGGAAPTAGIEVGIPVAGSSSSGSFTMDLSLVSSGILTIDPSSVGATLVTSTGTTLAKPLDPLVMAADTELTHQHGLEGTVGDILPPQGTLNLDDVQTVTPEALGTLTALTMQGAGAAVDPALQHLGPSSGLGVESSAALAVAPVTELLASPSKVVEVGAQGSAGHLLGCVEVLGPQERGKVLTSQFVFPSPSSFSPHKDLELAVSPSSFLDSGGSARTDYRAIQLAKKKKQRGSSAPPGTSGLCQRKTKASKVAVATVPLTSSGARYSDGAVAASGGLTLRDPVTGTQYVQIQLLQDDPTSDGDLAFQLSSQPNSSDSQLTVDLPVNILQEPSVMTEEDNGSDNSQFTGSTINLQDLE, encoded by the exons ATGGAAATCCAGGGGCTTTCTGATGCCCAAAACATCCACTCTCAACATGGCGCCTTCCAGAGAACCGCGTCGTCTGCCCTTCGATCATCAGTAGCCTCGTTGCCGCAGTTGATTTCAATAGGAAATGAAGCAGACACACCGCTGGAGCTGGCCGAGCCTCAGAGTGACAGCAACAACAACGCTAGGCCAAAGACGGCGCAGAATCGCCTGCTGGGGGGAAATGGCAGCGAGGTGGTTTGTTCGCCTGTCACCAGGCAAGCCTCAGCGACCAGTAGCGTTGTGTCCGAAGACAAAATGCTGCTGGGACTTCATAACCTGATGAATGCGGAGAAAGAAAACGTGTTCAGCACCCTTCTGGATTCGCACGAGTTCAACAGAACACAGTGGAGGTATGAGGAAACAGGGGAGGCGATGCAAATGGCGCTGCCTCTGTTCGAAGGGGAGGCGGAAGCGACGCCGCAGAGGCAGCTAACTTCGTCTTCTCCGCTTTTACGGCAGCAGCGCGAGGATGGCGCCGTGAAGCACCCTCCAGGTTACAGCCTCAGTACTGCCGCTGATGCCTCGGTGGGAGCCCGGAACCCGGGGAAGAAGGCTGACAGCCACACACACGAGTTATATGTTGTGTTTAACGCCGCCCAGGAGGACGGAGCGGTGACTGCGAGCAGGAACCGAGCGGATGGTCACTGTGACAgcggcagcagcggcagcagcagcgggaCAGAGGAAGGCGAGGAAGCGGAGAGCTGCGGCTCCATGGAGCCTGGCAGCAGCGTCGCCTTCTGTGAGTCTACCGACAGCCTTAGCTGTCCTGATCCGCAAACACTGAGAAGGGCAGGCCATGTTTTCAGCTTCTTCACCGACAACCCCGCCCTGTTTAGCGCCAAACAAGCTGGCGACCATCACACCGTCGAAGATGTGGTTTTGACTAACAAATATGGCGAAAAGATTTGTGGGCAGATCTGCACGGAAAACAGCGACGACAGGCTGCACCGGGAGAGCCGGCCCGACCACGGCGCTGCGCTGGTTTCGGAGGCGGCGGAGATCGTGGAGGCCATGGAGAAATCCGCCTACAGCGCGGTGTCAGCGGGGCTACAGGACGGTTCACACCCGATCACTTCCTCCACCGCTCCGCCTGCCGGGGAGACCTTTTCCGGAACCATTACTATAAACAACCAAAGCATTATTGTTACTATTGAAAATGGGGTCCTGACTCTGGCTGCCCCACCAGAGGGATATGTCCACAAAGAGGATGACATGGTCAGCTTAAAGGAGCATCTGGGCATGAAAGACCACGAGGACATTGTTCTTCTCAATTATGATAGCGGGACTAAGTCCATTGGGAAGATCAGTACCCTGGCAGTAGCCAGTTCCAGTCAGCAGGCAGAGCCCAGACCCGGCCTGTCTGTCAGTGACTCTGAGCTGGCTCTGGTGGACGACTGCTCCTTGTCAGAACTGGGCACTTCCCTGGACTCCTgttctgctgtgaagcaggaaGCAGGGGTGCTGTGTGCTGTGACAGAGGCGGATCTTATTGCTCCATCACCAAAAGGGTCAGTGGGAGGATGCAACAACGAAGATTTAAGCTCCCTGCTGCTGATCAGATCCAAAAAAGACACCGTGGCCACCTTTGCCTGCCCAGAACCCGGTTGCTCTTCCACATTTGACTCTCGTCAGAAACTAAAGGTCCACCTGCTGAACCACACAGAGGAGCCGCGGCCGTATCATTGCGAGGTGGAGGGTTGCGGCTGGGCGTTTGCCACCTCCTACAAGCTAAAGCGCCACCTTCAGTCCCACGATAAGCAGCGGCCTCACACGTGTGAGTTTGAAGGCTGTGGCCGGAGGTTCACCACGGTCTACAACCTAAAGGCTCACGTCAAAGTCCACGAGCAGGACAACGCCTTCATCTGCGAGGTGTGCAACGAGAAGTTCCGCAGCGCCACGCGCCTCACCAATCACCAGAGGGTCCACTTTGCACCACAGCGGCCCCACAAGTGTGAATTCCCAG GCTGTGAGAAGACCTTCATCACCTTCAGTGCCCTCTTCTCGCACAATCGCACTCACTTCAGAGAGACGGGCCAATTCACCTGCACCTACCCAGGCTGCGACAAGACGTACGATAAGGCCTGTCGCCTCAAAATTCACATGAGGAGTCACACTG GGGAGAGACCCTTTGTGTGCGACTCAGAGGGCTGCGGCTGGTCCTTCACCAGCATGTCAAAGTTGCTCCGTCATAAACG GAAACATGATGACGACCGTCGCTTTGTCTGTTCTGAGGAGGGCTGTGGGAAGTCTTTCACCAGGGCTGAGCACCTGAAAGGCCACAGCATCACCCACCTGGGCACCAAACCCTTTCAGTGCCATGCAGAGG GCTGTTACGCCAAATTCTCAGCACGCAGCAGCTTATACATTCACTCCAAGAAACATAAACAGGACGCCAGCACCCTGAGGACCCGCTGTCCCGTGGCCAATTGCTCCAAGCACTTCTCCTCCCGCAGCAGCCTAAAGAGCCACATGCTCAAACACCATCACCTCAGTCCTG ATGTTCTCAGCCAAATGGAGACCACACCCACACTGACTCCCAGCAGTGaactgatcagctccaccccaGCTTCAGTTGCTGGGCCTGGTGTCGCTGGGGCAGACCAGCTGTCCAACCTGGACCTCAGCTCTCTGTTCTCTTCTGTCCCTGGAGGCGCTGCTCCTACTGCCGGCATCGAAGTGGGAATCCCTGTAGCCGGGAGCAGCTCCAGCGGCTCCTTCACCATGGACCTGTCCCTGGTCAGCTCTGGGATTCTTACCATCGACCCATCCTCGGTGGGCGCCACGCTGGTTACCAGCACCGGGACCACATTGGCCAAGCCTTTGGATCCACTTGTCATGGCAGCTGATACTGAGCTGACGCATCAACATGGACTGGAGGGGACTGTGGGGGACATTCTTCCTCCACAAGGAACTCTCAACCTGGATGATGTGCAGACAGTCACCCCAGAGGCTCTGGGGACCCTCACGGCTCTGACCATGCAGGGTGCTGGTGCCGCAGTGGATCCTGCTCTGCAGCACCTGGGCCCCTCCAGCGGCCTGGGTGTGGAGTCCTCAGCTGCCTTGGCGGTGGCCCCTGTCACCGAGCTCCTGGCCTCCCCCTCCAAAGTGGTGGAGGTGGGAGCCCAGGGAAGTGCAGGTCATCTGCTGGGCTGTGTTGAGGTCCTGGGTCCTCAGGAAAGAGGGAAAGTTCTCACTTCTCAGTTTGTTTTCCCCAGTCCCAGCAGCTTCAGCCCTCACAAAGACCTGGAACTGGCTGTGTCACCGAGCAGCTTTCTG GACAGTGGAGGTTCTGCCCGGACAGACTACAGAGCCATCCAGCTtgccaagaagaagaagcagagagGTTCTTCAGCCCCACCTG GAACTTCAGGTTTATGTCAGcgaaaaacaaaagcatcaaaGGTTGCTGTGGCAACTGTACCCCTCACTTCGTCTGGTGCTCGTTACAGTGATGGAGCTGTAGCAGCCAGTGGGGGTCTGACTCTACGGGACCCTGTCACAGGGACGCAGTATGTCCAAattcagctgctgcag GACGATCCAACCAGTGATGGTGACCTGGCCTTCCAACTGAGCTCTCAGCCTAACAGCTCTGACTCTCAGCTCACCGTCGACTTACCCGTCAACATTTTACAG GAACCCTCGGTGATGACAGAAGAAGACAACGGCTCTGATAATTCCCAGTTCACAGGAAGCACCATCAACCTCCAGGACCTGGAATAA